One Paraburkholderia agricolaris DNA segment encodes these proteins:
- the accD gene encoding acetyl-CoA carboxylase, carboxyltransferase subunit beta, with product MSWLDKLLPPKIKQTDPKSRKGIPEGLWIKCPSCEAVLYRNDVEANLHVCPKCDHHMRIGARERLDGLLDPEGRYEIGQEIVPVDALKFKDSRKYPDRLKEAMDDTDETDAMVVMGGAIHTLPVVVACFEFSFMGGSMGSVVGERFVRGAQNALEQKVPFICFTASGGARMQESLLSLMQMAKTTAMLTKLAEAKLPFISVLTDPTMGGVSASFAFLGDVVIAEPKALIGFAGPRVIEQTVREKLPEGFQRAEFLLTKGAVDMIVDRRKLREEIAQLMALLSHQPADAVA from the coding sequence ATGAGCTGGCTCGATAAACTGCTGCCGCCGAAAATCAAACAAACCGACCCGAAGAGCCGCAAGGGGATTCCGGAGGGCCTGTGGATCAAGTGCCCGTCGTGCGAAGCCGTGCTGTACCGCAACGACGTCGAGGCCAATCTGCACGTTTGCCCGAAGTGCGACCATCACATGCGCATCGGCGCGCGTGAGCGGCTCGACGGCCTGCTCGATCCGGAAGGCCGTTACGAAATCGGCCAGGAAATCGTGCCGGTCGACGCGCTCAAGTTCAAAGATAGCCGCAAGTACCCGGACCGCCTGAAAGAGGCGATGGACGACACCGACGAGACCGATGCGATGGTCGTGATGGGCGGTGCCATCCACACCCTGCCGGTGGTGGTCGCATGCTTCGAGTTCTCGTTTATGGGCGGCTCGATGGGTTCGGTAGTTGGCGAGCGCTTCGTGCGCGGCGCCCAGAACGCGCTTGAACAGAAAGTGCCGTTTATCTGCTTCACCGCTTCGGGCGGCGCGCGGATGCAGGAAAGCCTGCTTTCGCTGATGCAAATGGCGAAGACCACGGCGATGCTGACCAAGCTCGCCGAAGCCAAGCTGCCGTTCATTTCCGTGCTGACCGATCCGACCATGGGCGGCGTGTCGGCGAGTTTCGCGTTCCTGGGCGACGTGGTGATTGCCGAGCCGAAGGCGCTGATCGGCTTCGCCGGCCCGCGCGTGATCGAGCAAACGGTGCGCGAAAAGCTGCCGGAAGGCTTCCAGCGTGCCGAGTTCCTGCTGACGAAGGGCGCGGTCGACATGATCGTCGACCGTCGCAAGCTGCGCGAAGAAATCGCGCAATTGATGGCGCTGTTGAGCCATCAGCCGGCTGACGCGGTCGCGTAA
- the trpA gene encoding tryptophan synthase subunit alpha — protein sequence MSRIKNTFAALSAQGKKGLIPFMTAGDPDPARTVEFMHALAAGGADVIELGVPFSDPMADGPVIQQSSERALAHGVSLRHVLADVKRFRETDDKTPVVLMGYANPIERMGAEVFARAAKEAGVDGVLVVDYPPEECVNFAEQMRSAGIDPIFLLAPTSTDERIAEVGKIASGYVYYVSLKGVTGAANLDVSSIASKIPAIKSRVPLPVGVGFGIRDAQTARLVAEVSDAVVIGSRIVQLLEQAAPEAAAETLTRFVAEVREAIDSVATAR from the coding sequence ATGTCCCGTATTAAGAACACGTTTGCTGCGTTGTCCGCCCAGGGTAAGAAAGGCCTGATTCCGTTCATGACGGCCGGTGATCCGGATCCGGCTCGCACGGTCGAATTCATGCATGCGCTCGCTGCCGGCGGCGCCGATGTGATCGAACTTGGCGTGCCGTTTTCCGACCCGATGGCCGACGGGCCGGTGATCCAGCAGTCGTCCGAACGCGCGCTGGCGCATGGCGTGTCGCTGCGCCACGTACTGGCCGACGTGAAGCGCTTCCGCGAAACCGACGACAAGACGCCGGTGGTGCTGATGGGCTACGCCAATCCGATCGAACGCATGGGAGCCGAGGTCTTCGCCAGGGCGGCGAAAGAAGCCGGGGTGGATGGCGTGCTAGTTGTCGATTACCCACCTGAAGAATGCGTTAACTTCGCTGAACAGATGCGATCTGCTGGCATCGATCCGATCTTTTTGCTTGCGCCCACGTCCACGGACGAGCGCATCGCGGAAGTCGGCAAAATTGCCAGTGGTTACGTCTATTATGTGTCGTTGAAGGGCGTGACCGGCGCGGCAAATCTGGACGTTTCCAGCATCGCGAGTAAAATCCCGGCCATCAAGTCGCGCGTCCCCCTGCCGGTGGGCGTCGGTTTCGGCATCCGTGACGCGCAAACAGCGCGTCTGGTGGCCGAAGTGTCCGATGCCGTCGTGATCGGCAGCCGTATCGTGCAGTTGCTCGAACAAGCGGCCCCTGAAGCTGCCGCCGAGACACTCACGCGCTTCGTCGCCGAAGTGCGCGAGGCGATCGACAGCGTCGCGACTGCCCGATAA